Proteins encoded by one window of Mustelus asterias chromosome 9, sMusAst1.hap1.1, whole genome shotgun sequence:
- the LOC144498683 gene encoding zinc finger protein 800-like isoform X2 encodes MDEHFPDTNDKQSRTIRELLEAIYPRVDKQDYIIKLEPIETNQNAVYQHVTRVDETVINVETYSPQTSSPLPMQETDIEKIPEVEPVEELDHAGSASSEFVKKEVEAQKLEHSPEPLLPEMEISNGSSLAPHLVCCLCAKTFNSRRSVRRHIRKVHKKRMEELKKYIETKNRVGHQSPLSNTRRRSKGIGVVTVGRNCPVCHKFFATKANVRRHFDEVHRGLRRDCITPDIATKPGQPLSLEESFPEHLVASPPRRRKSSSKAEYNLTACKCLLCKRKYSSQVMLKRHMLIVHKINLGESLSKPPEQGTAVARCLEVTEASAYCTGNAEASLPANKPSPQSESKGSSQVSETKVTPILKNKVKQENDSPKTSSLTAAAGQPKPRKPKLSMGFDFKQLYCKLCKRQFTSKQNLTKHIELHTDGNNIYVKFYKCPLCTYETRRKRDVVRHITVVHKKSTRYLGKIAANLESRAVKKPIEFVLNRVPRKGPQRDEAKHTKKHDGTSTSSLPYSAVVGRKTDGPEPSMEVKFTKHFSLHKCTKCGKAFAKKTYLEHHKKTHKNAVVTPEGNKNVGRSTRSKALLFDSSR; translated from the exons ATTTCCCAGATACAAATGATAAACAGAGTCGCACTATACGGGAACTTCTGGAAGCAATTTATCCTCGGGTTGATAAGCAAGACTACATAATCAAACTAGAACCAATTGAAACAAACCAGAATGCAGTGTATCAACATGTAACTAGAGTCGATGAAACAGTCATCAATGTAGAGACATACAGTCCACAAACCTCCAGCCCATTGCCAATGCAAGAGACAGACATTGAAAAGATTCCTGAGGTTGAACCAGTGGAAGAGTTGGATCACGCAGGATCAGCCTCTTCAGAGTTTGTAAAGAAAGAAGTAGAAGCACAAAAATTAGAACATAGCCCAGAACCCCTCCTTCCAGAGATGGAGATCTCCAATGGTTCCAGTCTTGCTCCCCACTTGGTCTGCTGCCTTTGTGCAAAAACGTTCAATTCCCGGCGTAGTGTGCGTCGGCACATTAGAAAAGTGCATAAGAAGAGGATGGAAGAGCTGAAGAAGTACATTGAAACCAAGAACCGTGTGGGGCACCAGTCCCCCCTCTCTAACACCAGAAGGCGGTCCAAGGGCATTGGCGTGGTCACCGTAGGCAGGAACTGCCCCGTCTGCCACAAGTTCTTTGCCACAAAAGCAAATGTGCGTAGGCATTTCGATGAGGTGCACAGAGGTCTGAGGAGGGACTGCATCACTCCCGATATAGCCACCAAACCTGGACAGCCACTCAGCTTGGAAGAGTCATTCCCTGAGCATTTGGTAGCTTCTCCACCCCGCAGGCGCAAGTCTTCCTCAAAGGCCGAGTACAACCTGACGGCATGCAAGTGCCTTTTGTGCAAGAGAAAGTACAGCTCACAAGTCATGCTGAAGCGCCACATGTTGATTGTGCACAAAATAAATCTGGGAGAGAGTCTGTCCAAGCCTCCGGAGCAGGGCACAGCTGTGGCACGCTGCTTGGAAGTGACTGAAGCTAGTGCCTACTGCACAGGCAATGCGGAGGCCTCACTGCCTGCCAACAAGCCCTCTCCTCAGAGCGAGTCCAAAGGCTCAAGCCAAGTGAGTGAGACCAAAGTCACTCCAATACTGAAAAACAAAGTGAAGCAAGAGAATGACAGCCCGAAGACTtcaagtctgactgcagcagctGGCCAACCCAAGCCCAGAAAGCCCAAGCTCTCGATGGGATTTGACTTCAAGCAGCTTTACTGTAAGCTGTGCAAGAGACAGTTCACCTCCAAGCAGAACCTGACAAAGCACATCGAGCTGCACACAGATGGCAACAATATTTATGTCAAGTTCTACAAGTGCCCCCTTTGCACCTACGAGACACGTCGCAAGAGGGATGTGGTCCGACATATAACGGTGGTGCACAAGAAGTCAACCCGCTACCTTGGCAAAATCGCCGCCAATCTAGAGAGCCGGGCAGTGAAGAAACCAATTGAATTTGTCTTGAACAGAGTGCCGAGAAAAGGCCCCCAGAGAGATGAAGCAAAACACACCAAGAAACACGATGGCACttccacctcctctctcccataCTCTGCTGTGGTTGGCAGGAAAACTGATGGACCAGAGCCTAGCATGGAAGTAAAATTCACCAAACACTTCTCGCTGCACAAGTGCACTAAGTGCGGAAAAGCATTTGCCAAAAAGACATACCTGGAGCATCACAAGAAGACGCACAAAAACGCAGTTGTGACACCGGAAGGAAATAAAAATGTTGGCCGCAGCACCCGATCCAAGGCCCTTCTCTTTG ATTCTTCCAGATAA